From a single Nicotiana tomentosiformis chromosome 2, ASM39032v3, whole genome shotgun sequence genomic region:
- the LOC138904555 gene encoding S-protein homolog 5-like: MSYFKNINLLFLFIFALNLALVTSSGLTPRLGLFSPGYLMHIIDNIPNNSPPLTLRCQSKDDDLGYHTLNVTGQEFRFKFQEQFGGGTLFFCHFYWNGKDKSFDVFNDYISDQCGSLGVLVSECFWKVQEDGFYFGPHQDATFEKKYSW; the protein is encoded by the coding sequence ATGAGTTATTTCAAGAATATCAACCTTCTCTTCTTATTCATATTTGCACTTAACCTTGCTCTAGTTACAAGTTCTGGTTTGACCCCTAGACTTGGTTTATTTAGTCCTGGTTATCTAATGCACATTATTGACAACATCCCAAATAATTCTCCACCTTTGACTCTTCGTTGTCAATCTAAAGATGACGATCTAGGGTATCACACACTCAATGTCACTGGTCAAGAGTTTAGATTTAAGTTTCAAGAACAATTTGGTGGTGGTACATTATTCTTCTGCCATTTTTATTGGAATGGTAAAGACAAATCATTTGATGTTTTCAATGATTATATTTCTGACCAATGTGGATCACTTGGCGTTTTAGTGTCTGAATGTTTTTGGAAAGTGCAAGAGGATGGTTTCTATTTTGGACCTCATCAAGATGCTACATTTGAGAAGAAATATTCGTGGTAA
- the LOC104104783 gene encoding ribulose bisphosphate carboxylase/oxygenase activase 2, chloroplastic: MATSVSTIGAANKAPLSLNNSVAGTSAPSTAFFGKTLKKVYAKGISSPKVTNRSLRIAAEEKDADPKKQTDSDRWKGLVQDFSDDQQDITRGKGMVDSLFQAPTGTGTHHAVLQSYEYVSQGLRQYNMDNTLDGFYIAPAFMDKLVVHITKNFLKLPNIKVPLILGVWGGKGQGKSFQCELVFRKMGINPIMMSAGELESGNAGEPAKLIRQRYREAAEIIRKGNMCCLFINDLDAGAGRMGGTTQYTVNNQMVNATLMNIADNPTNVQLPGMYNKQENARVPIIVTGNDFSTLYAPLIRDGRMEKFYWAPTREDRIGVCKGIFRTDNVPEEAVVKIVDTFPGQSIDFFGALRARVYDDEVRKWVSGTGIEAIGDKLLNSFDGPPTFEQPKMTVEKLLEYGNMLVQEQENVKRVQLAETYLKEAALGDANADAINTGNF; this comes from the exons ATGGCTACCTCAGTGTCAACCATTGGAGCTGCCAACAAAGCACCG TTGAGTTTGAACAACTCAGTTGCTGGAACTTCAGCTCCAAGCACGGCCTTCTTTGGCAAAACTTTGAAGAAAGTGTATGCAAAAGGTATTTCCAGCCCCAAGGTTACAAACAGGAGCTTGAGGATTGCAGCTGAAGAAAAAGATGCCGATCCCAAGAAACAGACCGATAGTGACAGATGGAAGGGTCTTGTTCAAGACTTTTCCGATGATCAACAGGACATCACCCGGGGTAAGGGTATGGTTGACAGTCTTTTCCAGGCTCCAACCGGTACTGGTACTCACCATGCTGTTTTGCAATCCTACGAATATGTCAGTCAAGGTCTTCGTCA ATACAACATGGACAACACGCTGGACGGATTCTACATCGCTCCTGCTTTCATGGACAAGCTTGTTGTTCACATCACCAAGAACTTCTTGAAATTGCCCAACATCAAG GTTCCACTCATCTTGGGTGTCTGGGGAGGCAAAGGTCAAGGTAAATCTTTCCAGTGTGAGCTTGTCTTCAGAAAGATGGGAATCAA CCCTATTATGATGAGTGCCGGAGAATTGGAAAGTGGAAATGCAGGAGAGCCTGCAAAATTGATTAGGCAAAGGTACAGAGAAGCAGCAGAAATCATCAGGAAAGGAAACATGTGTTGCCTCTTCATCAACGATCTCGATGCAGGAGCTGGTAGAATGGGTGGAACTACCCAATACACTGTCAACAACCAGATGGTGAATGCCACTCTCATGAACATCGCTGATAACCCGACAAATGTCCAGCTCCCCGGTATGTACAACAAGCAAGAGAACGCCAGGGTCCCCATTATTGTCACTGGTAACGACTTCTCCACATTGTATGCTCCTCTTATCCGTGATGGTCGTATGGAGAAGTTCTATTGGGCACCAACTAGGGAAGATAGAATTGGTGTTTGCAAGGGTATTTTCAGGACCGACAACGTGCCTGAGGAAGCTGTTGTAAAGATTGTCGATACCTTCCCTGGACAATCTATTG ACTTCTTTGGTGCTCTGAGGGCACGAGTATACGATGATGAGGTGAGGAAATGGGTTTCAGGCACTGGAATTGAAGCTATTGGGGACAAACTTCTGAACTCTTTCGACGGACCCCCAACTTTTGAGCAACCAAAAATGACTGTTGAGAAGCTCCTTGAGTATGGTAACATGCTTGTTCAAGAGCAAGAAAACGTGAAGAGAGTTCAGTTGGCTGAAACATATCTTAAAGAGGCAGCACTTGGAGATGCGAATGCCGATGCCATCAACACTGGAAACTTCTAA
- the LOC104104784 gene encoding uncharacterized protein, with protein sequence MASSIANCMQITVNPKSTAIPSNFLGTKISPLNISTAHKNKKHRSLEVVAAVGDVSSEGTTYLIAGAAAVALLGTAFPILFSRKDLCPECDGAGFVRKGGATLRANAARKDQVQIVCANCNGLGKLNQVDK encoded by the exons ATGGCCTCCTCAATAGCTAATTGTATGCAAATCACAGTCAATCCAAAATCCACTGCAATTCCATCAAACTTTTTGGGTACAAAGATTTCACCTTTGAACATTAGTACTGCTCACAAGAACAAGAAACATAGATCTCTGGAAGTGGTAGCTGCAGTTGGAGATGTGTCTTCTGAAGGAACAACTTATTTGATTGCTGGCGCTGCTGCTGTCGCATTGCTTGGAACTGCCTTTCCTATACTCTTTTCCCGCAAAGACCT GTGTCCAGAATGTGATGGAGCAGGATTTGTGAGGAAAGGAGGGGCAACTTTGAGGGCAAATGCAGCTAGAAAGGATCAAGTTCAGATTGTATGTGCAAACTGCAATGGTCTCGGCAAGCTCAACCAAGTTGACAAGTAA